In Thermoleophilia bacterium, the following proteins share a genomic window:
- a CDS encoding MCE family protein, which translates to MNKQAPSIGQLITIAGFALSCFGLLLFVWVAFGGPTPLAASGYHLKMPMTQIGQLAEQSEVSISGVGVGHVTKVELGEGEQAGEAIVTLELDPEFAPVPADTRAILRAKSLLGEAYIELTPGDKRDGMLEDGDELPPAQVAKSVQLDEIFRTFDPVTREAFKRSAIDNSIAVYRRGATINQALGVLPGTLGSVTDVLTVLNEEDKDLSKLIRNTGVVFDALSKRQGQLSGLIRNSNTVFSTTAERRVDLQNFFRIFPTFLRESRATQQRLGDFAAFATPITNKMVPVAEQLSPTFEASAALAPVSKRLYQGLKPIIRKAPKAFPSLRSFLDDDAPRLLARVPDYFAEFNPFLQTASYYRKELAAFLANAAAATNAGISTGDSPNDRFIHYIRAGVNLSPSSATAYPSRLTSSRANPTVASGGNSKVGRLEVFDDANCGAGLNAIIAPWSTLTPIQQAQYASNLRYPYLPEQVETQYDSVITYPFAGQNQTNNVPAPGCTQQAPFEAIGDTSQPDTQYQHVFRDQ; encoded by the coding sequence GTGAATAAACAGGCACCTTCAATAGGGCAGCTCATCACGATCGCCGGCTTCGCGCTGTCGTGCTTCGGCCTGCTGCTCTTCGTCTGGGTGGCCTTCGGCGGACCGACGCCGCTGGCCGCCAGTGGTTATCACCTGAAGATGCCGATGACCCAGATCGGCCAGCTCGCCGAGCAGTCGGAGGTCTCGATCTCCGGCGTCGGTGTCGGGCACGTGACCAAGGTCGAGCTCGGCGAGGGTGAACAGGCGGGCGAGGCGATCGTCACCCTGGAACTCGACCCTGAATTCGCCCCGGTGCCCGCCGACACCCGCGCCATCCTCCGCGCCAAGTCACTGCTCGGCGAGGCCTACATCGAACTTACCCCGGGCGACAAGCGCGACGGCATGCTCGAGGACGGCGACGAGTTGCCGCCGGCGCAGGTGGCGAAGTCGGTCCAGCTCGACGAGATTTTCCGGACCTTCGATCCGGTGACCCGCGAGGCGTTCAAGCGGAGTGCCATCGACAACTCGATCGCGGTGTATCGCCGTGGCGCGACGATCAACCAGGCCCTTGGCGTGCTGCCGGGGACACTCGGCTCGGTGACCGACGTGCTGACCGTTCTCAATGAAGAGGACAAGGACCTTTCGAAACTGATCCGGAACACCGGCGTCGTCTTTGACGCACTGAGCAAGCGCCAGGGTCAGCTCAGCGGCCTGATCCGGAACTCGAACACGGTCTTCTCGACCACCGCGGAGCGCCGGGTGGACCTCCAGAACTTCTTCCGCATCTTCCCGACCTTCCTGCGGGAATCGCGCGCCACACAGCAGAGGCTCGGGGACTTCGCCGCATTCGCCACTCCGATCACCAACAAGATGGTGCCGGTCGCCGAGCAGCTCTCACCGACCTTCGAGGCCTCGGCAGCGTTGGCACCGGTGAGCAAGCGCCTCTACCAGGGACTCAAGCCGATCATCCGCAAGGCGCCGAAGGCGTTCCCGTCGCTGCGCTCCTTCCTCGATGACGACGCGCCGCGACTCCTGGCCCGTGTGCCCGACTACTTCGCCGAGTTCAACCCATTCCTCCAGACCGCCTCGTACTACCGCAAGGAACTGGCGGCTTTCCTGGCGAACGCGGCCGCGGCAACCAACGCCGGAATTTCAACCGGTGACTCACCCAATGACCGCTTCATCCATTACATCCGCGCCGGTGTCAACCTCAGTCCAAGCAGCGCCACGGCTTACCCGTCGCGCCTCACCTCGAGTCGTGCCAATCCGACCGTCGCATCAGGCGGCAACTCGAAGGTCGGCCGTCTCGAAGTCTTCGACGACGCCAACTGCGGTGCCGGCCTGAACGCGATCATCGCGCCCTGGTCGACTTTGACTCCGATCCAGCAGGCCCAGTACGCCAGCAACCTGCGATACCCCTACCTGCCGGAGCAGGTCGAGACGCAATACGACTCGGTCATCACCTACCCGTTCGCCGGGCAGAACCAGACGAACAACGTGCCGGCTCCCGGGTGCACGCAACAGGCTCCGTTCGAAGCGATCGGAGACACCTCGCAGCCCGATACTCAGTACCAGCACGTTTTTCGAGACCAATAG